A genomic region of Plasmodium malariae genome assembly, chromosome: 14 contains the following coding sequences:
- the SEC13 gene encoding protein transport protein SEC13, putative has protein sequence MNELIVFDTSHTRAINDCELDYYSKKLATCSNDNTVKIFDVSLSKEPVCIAEIRDHSSAVWKVCWSHPKYGSLLASCSYDKSVIIYKEVNINKYEMIYLNNEHKSSVNYIEWSPHEYGLHLGCASSDGYLSIISYNLNKDTNEGHWTKSSIKAHLNGTACLSWEKPFNSLGNNKHLNDNNDFINSFKLVTGGYDNQVIIWTFDNNTKEYHKIFQMNDKPHNSLVRDVSWRPNLSNTTNMIASCSDEQIVILWFEDISNNRWKNGQVIKVDQKIHKISWSPNGTILAIACSGDNAYLYKENMEGLWVEICNLTDDEKRNIQEDNASGGGANANSSLHMYNSDVASNIYNNANANSSSNVNANSSSNVNTNSSSNVNTNSSSNYDGNYGSNPSCKNLQNQVMPNIMNYLNPLATSNSNSNTFKASPESNYSTYPNSINNAVPPPPNKFVCNTMMQEGANPVQNTPNTFQNNLYGQAMPSDPPPPMSVSNHVNSMKNGANQQNVIQGVPQNGPPNAQQNYVMMQNANKKSTSSAILSGDNFLIGRNMNPPPPPPPPSFSHEQNNSSDTSNLPSKQGVSTNQAVSNSSHFASAVPPGPPGANMNIFNSTNSNNNSINNNNSINDLNSKNNYNNMHNHSSSGSSQINNKLNFAPSSNVHTSASTQPIPQPSTNIPKSSTSSLHQYPSFSNVNTTNSASFSGSAQSTTPNFSKPSNSMQPGHLQNMNTINTNFSAQQPLPPPPPTRLSMTSVHQGGHNVPMGINQNKSFSNFSSNKMVNPTSMPPQPPQNISNTVSSGISSAIGNTSNYAPMNYGQPPPPPPNMMSNSNDPNMKSPNLQYNNAYTNYNTPPQ, from the coding sequence ATGAACGAGCTGATCGTTTTCGACACAAGCCACACGAGGGCAATAAACGATTGCGAGCTGGACTACTACAGCAAAAAGTTGGCTACGTGTTCTAATGATAATAcagtaaaaatttttgacGTGAGTTTGTCAAAAGAGCCTGTATGTATAGCCGAGATAAGAGACCATAGTTCAGCAGTTTGGAAAGTATGTTGGTCTCATCCCAAATATGGTAGTTTGTTAGCAAGTTGCTCATATGATAAAAGtgttatcatatataaagaagtaaatataaataaatatgaaatgatttatttaaataacgAACATAAAAGTAGTGTTAACTATATAGAATGGTCCCCACATGAGTATGGACTTCATTTGGGATGTGCTAGTTCAGATGGTTATCTTAGTATAATtagttataatttaaataaagataCGAATGAAGGACATTGGACAAAAAGTAGTATAAAAGCACATTTAAATGGAACAGCATGTTTGAGTTGGGAAAAACCATTTAATTCTTtaggaaataataaacatttaaatgataataatgattttATAAACTCATTTAAATTAGTAACAGGAGGATATGATAATCAAGTTATTATATGGACATttgataataatacaaaagaataccataaaatttttcaaatgaaTGATAAACCACATAATTCTTTAGTAAGAGATGTTTCATGGAGACCTAACTTAAGTAACACAACAAATATGATAGCTTCATGTTCAGATGAACaaattgtaatattatgGTTTGAAgatataagtaataatagATGGAAAAATGGACAAGTCATAAAAGTTGAccaaaaaattcataaaattagTTGGTCTCCCAATGGCACCATTTTAGCAATTGCATGTTCAGGTGataatgcatatttatataaagaaaatatggaGGGACTATGGGTAGAAATTTGCAATTTGACTGATGATGAAAAGAGAAATATACAAGAGGATAATGCCAGTGGAGGAGGTGCTAATGCTAATTCTTCTCTTCACATGTATAACAGTGATGTAGCTAgtaatatttacaataatGCTAATGCTAACAGTAGCAGCAATGTCAATGCCAACAGTAGCAGTAATGTCAATACCAACAGTAGCAGTAATGTCAATACCAACAGTAGCAGTAATTATGATGGCAATTATGGCAGCAATCCCTCGTGCAAAAACCTCCAAAACCAAGTTATGCCTAACATCATGAATTATCTGAACCCTCTAGCTACTTCCAATTCGAATAGCAATACCTTTAAAGCTTCTCCTGAGTCAAATTATAGTACATATCCAAACTCAATAAACAATGCGGTGCCTCCTCCCCCCAATAAATTCGTATGCAACACGATGATGCAAGAAGGGGCAAATCCAGTACAAAATACCCCCAATACGTTTCAGAATAATCTATATGGTCAAGCAATGCCCTCAGATCCTCCTCCCCCCATGAGCGTATCGAACCATGTGAACAGTATGAAAAACGGTGCTAATCAACAAAATGTGATACAAGGCGTGCCACAAAATGGACCACCAAACGCGCAACAGAACTACGTAATGATGCAAAATGCGAACAAAAAGAGTACCTCGAGTGCTATATTAAGTGGAGATAATTTCCTTATAGGGAGAAACATGAATCCACCACCACCTCCTCCTCCTCCTTCATTTTCACATGAACAGAATAATTCATCTGACACTTCAAACCTTCCATCGAAACAAGGAGTGTCAACCAATCAGGCGGTGTCTAATTCATCTCACTTTGCTTCTGCTGTACCACCTGGTCCTCCGGGGGCAAACATGAACATATTTAATAGCACcaatagtaacaataacagtaTTAATAACAACAACAGTATTAATGACCTTAATAGTAAgaacaattataataatatgcataatCATAGCAGTAGTGGAAGCAgtcaaataaataataagttGAATTTTGCACCTTCTTCAAATGTACATACTAGTGCAAGCACACAACCAATTCCTCAACCGTCTACAAATATACCGAAATCATCTACGAGTTCATTACACCAGTATCCATCCTTTTCAAATGTCAACACAACAAATAGTGCGAGTTTTTCTGGTAGTGCACAATCCACCACCCCCAATTTTTCAAAACCATCAAATTCTATGCAGCCAGGCcatttacaaaatatgaaCACAATTAATACAAATTTCAGTGCTCAACAACCTTTACCTCCTCCACCACCCACTCGATTATCCATGACGTCGGTTCATCAAGGAGGGCATAATGTACCAATGGGAATAAATCAGAATAAAagtttttcaaattttagtTCTAATAAGATGGTGAATCCTACTTCTATGCCTCCACAACCACCCcaaaatattagtaatacAGTTAGTAGTGGAATTAGCAGTGCGATCGGTAATACAAGTAACTACGCACCAATGAATTATGGCCAACCCCCACCTCCTCCACCAAATATGATGAGTAATAGTAATGACCCGAATATGAAGTCACCAAATCTGCAGTATAATAATGCGTATACCAATTATAATACGCCACCCCAGTGA